A single genomic interval of Deltaproteobacteria bacterium harbors:
- the rpmF gene encoding 50S ribosomal protein L32 gives MAVPKRKTSKSKRDKRRTHKKVTAPNPGTCPQCGEPVMPHHACPSCGSYKGRTVIETEE, from the coding sequence ATGGCTGTACCAAAGCGAAAGACATCCAAGTCGAAGCGGGATAAAAGACGCACCCACAAGAAAGTCACCGCACCCAATCCGGGTACCTGCCCGCAGTGTGGAGAGCCGGTGATGCCCCACCACGCCTGCCCGAGTTGCGGTTCCTACAAGGGGCGCACGGTCATAGAAACCGAAGAATAA
- a CDS encoding acyl-CoA dehydrogenase family protein, protein MAEDQNGGEMNLYGLDLESRQMVIDMVAQLRKKLLTREKILDLDKNEIFPEDIIREMLGPEIGLQLLFIPEEYGGMGGGARDCCAVTREMARICLGVGTAFFAIQLGADPIVVGGTEEQKRRWLGAIAEGNSLVAYAVTEPGAGSNLAALSTRAEPVTGDDGSVAGYVINGNKQFISTGGYADFVTVLAKTPEGPAFFVVEKGTEGFGQGKGEEKHGIRASNTSPLTFRDVYVPRENLIGGVPGQGMKQANKVFGYTRLMVAAMALGAADSALSIAIQYAKERIQFGSPLSEKQGYTHKLVVPHAVRVAAVSAFMEAVAAQLDAGDNDLQVEGSIAKLFASESANRAADDAIQALGGYGYISEFEVEKIKRDVKITCIYEGTSEIQQNIVSTFRWKKTRKTKGEFYGAIAREMQPLDAVGGAALAACAQALNQLVAVAHDNRLTRSQHVMFQLADLMAHVEIGASFARKAARLAAGGEGEAEKLSAMSRVFAADVSRLTAAAIPAILQGTGLYDGERMDAFLDEVNFRQILQGQKGVVDDMDKVADILFERKP, encoded by the coding sequence ATGGCGGAAGATCAAAACGGTGGTGAGATGAACCTGTACGGACTGGATCTGGAATCGAGGCAGATGGTCATCGACATGGTGGCCCAGTTGCGCAAGAAACTCCTCACGCGCGAGAAGATTCTCGATTTGGATAAAAATGAAATATTTCCGGAAGATATCATCCGTGAAATGCTGGGACCCGAGATCGGGCTGCAACTTCTGTTTATCCCCGAGGAATACGGCGGCATGGGCGGCGGCGCCAGAGACTGCTGCGCCGTCACCCGCGAAATGGCCCGGATTTGCCTGGGGGTGGGGACGGCCTTTTTCGCCATACAGCTGGGGGCGGACCCCATCGTGGTCGGGGGCACCGAGGAGCAGAAGCGGCGCTGGCTGGGCGCGATTGCCGAGGGGAATTCTCTGGTGGCCTATGCCGTCACGGAACCGGGCGCCGGCAGCAACCTGGCGGCCTTGTCCACCAGGGCGGAGCCGGTCACGGGTGACGACGGCAGCGTCGCAGGCTATGTGATCAACGGCAACAAGCAGTTCATCTCCACCGGCGGATATGCGGATTTCGTTACCGTGCTGGCCAAAACACCGGAGGGCCCGGCCTTTTTTGTGGTCGAGAAGGGCACCGAAGGATTCGGCCAGGGCAAGGGAGAGGAGAAGCACGGTATTCGGGCTTCCAACACCTCCCCGCTCACCTTCCGGGACGTGTACGTGCCCAGGGAAAACCTGATCGGCGGCGTTCCCGGCCAGGGGATGAAGCAGGCCAACAAGGTGTTTGGTTACACGCGCCTGATGGTGGCGGCCATGGCCCTGGGGGCGGCCGACTCGGCCCTTTCGATTGCCATTCAGTATGCCAAGGAGCGCATTCAGTTCGGATCGCCCCTGTCGGAAAAACAGGGCTACACCCACAAGCTGGTGGTACCCCACGCGGTGCGTGTGGCCGCGGTGAGCGCTTTCATGGAAGCGGTGGCCGCGCAGTTGGACGCCGGTGACAATGACCTCCAGGTGGAGGGCTCCATTGCCAAGCTGTTCGCCAGTGAATCCGCCAACCGGGCGGCCGACGACGCCATTCAGGCTCTGGGCGGATATGGCTACATTTCCGAATTCGAGGTGGAAAAGATAAAAAGGGACGTCAAGATCACCTGCATCTACGAGGGCACAAGCGAAATCCAGCAGAACATCGTCAGCACCTTCCGCTGGAAAAAGACCCGCAAGACCAAGGGTGAGTTTTACGGCGCCATCGCCCGGGAGATGCAGCCCCTCGATGCGGTGGGCGGCGCCGCCCTTGCGGCCTGCGCCCAGGCGTTGAACCAACTTGTCGCCGTGGCCCATGACAACCGCTTGACCCGCAGCCAGCACGTCATGTTTCAGCTGGCCGACCTCATGGCCCACGTGGAGATTGGGGCCAGTTTCGCCCGTAAAGCCGCGAGGCTCGCTGCGGGCGGAGAGGGCGAGGCCGAAAAACTCTCGGCCATGTCCAGGGTTTTTGCGGCCGACGTTTCCCGGCTGACGGCGGCGGCCATCCCCGCGATCTTGCAGGGAACCGGCCTTTACGACGGGGAACGGATGGATGCGTTTCTCGACGAGGTGAACTTCAGGCAGATTTTACAGGGCCAGAAGGGTGTCGTCGACGACATGGACAAGGTCGCGGACATCCTTTTCGAGAGGAAGCCATGA
- the fabG gene encoding 3-oxoacyl-[acyl-carrier-protein] reductase, translated as MTDQEKRIVIVTGGSRGLGRAICLAFADPETHVCFNYNAAEEAARETAALVEAKGGTASYARVDVASSAAVAGFVKDVVGGYGGVHVLVNNAGITRDGLVVMMKEKDWDDVIETNLKGAFNCIKAVTRPMMKQRRGRIINITSVVGAMGNPGQANYSASKAGIIGLTKSVARELASRNITVNAVAPGYVETDMTAALPDKAKEAMLAMIPMARAGRPEEIAALTAFLASDAAGYITGQVIHISGGMYT; from the coding sequence ATGACCGATCAGGAAAAGCGCATCGTCATCGTCACCGGCGGATCCCGGGGCCTGGGCCGCGCCATCTGCCTGGCCTTCGCCGATCCTGAGACCCACGTCTGTTTCAACTACAACGCGGCCGAGGAAGCGGCCAGGGAAACCGCGGCACTGGTCGAGGCCAAGGGCGGTACCGCCAGCTACGCCAGGGTCGATGTGGCCTCGTCGGCAGCGGTTGCCGGGTTTGTAAAGGATGTGGTCGGCGGATACGGGGGCGTGCACGTGTTGGTCAACAACGCCGGCATCACCCGCGACGGGCTGGTGGTCATGATGAAGGAAAAAGACTGGGACGACGTGATCGAGACCAACCTGAAGGGGGCGTTCAACTGCATCAAGGCCGTTACCCGCCCCATGATGAAGCAGCGCCGGGGAAGGATTATCAACATCACGTCCGTGGTGGGTGCCATGGGCAACCCGGGCCAGGCCAACTATTCCGCTTCCAAGGCGGGCATCATCGGCCTGACCAAATCGGTTGCCAGGGAACTGGCGTCGCGCAACATAACGGTCAATGCCGTGGCTCCCGGATACGTGGAAACGGACATGACGGCGGCCCTGCCCGACAAGGCCAAAGAGGCCATGCTGGCCATGATCCCCATGGCCAGGGCCGGCCGGCCCGAGGAGATCGCCGCTTTGACGGCCTTTCTGGCGTCGGACGCGGCGGGCTACATCACGGGGCAGGTGATTCATATATCGGGCGGTATGTACACCTGA
- the acpP gene encoding acyl carrier protein, translating to MSIEDKVKKIIAEKLSVDLSEVVPEASFVDDLGADSLDLVELIMTMEEEFDVDISDEDAEKMETVQDAMDYIAAH from the coding sequence ATGTCTATCGAAGATAAGGTAAAAAAGATCATTGCCGAAAAATTGAGTGTCGACTTGAGTGAAGTGGTTCCCGAAGCGTCTTTCGTGGATGACCTGGGTGCGGACTCACTGGACCTGGTGGAACTGATCATGACCATGGAAGAGGAGTTCGATGTCGACATATCCGACGAAGATGCGGAAAAAATGGAGACCGTCCAGGACGCCATGGACTACATTGCGGCCCACTGA
- the fabF gene encoding beta-ketoacyl-ACP synthase II — translation MNKHIVITGVGLVTPLGVGVEETWNALCAGTSGIGEITRFDATGFQTRIAAEVKGFDAADHLPKKEAKRTSEFIAYAIAATRMALTDSGLTIDESNAGRVGVITGCGLGGLHILEEVTRIVDVKGPKRVTPFFIPMMIGNMAPGMISIHFGARGPNSSVATACAAGSHAIGDACNVICRGAADAMIAGGVESTITPTAVAGFNAMKALSTRNDEPEKSSRPFDRDRDGFVIGEGCGIMILETLERALERGARIYAEVVGYGMSGDGYHITSPAPDGDGAVRCMRAALDDAGIAPASLDYINAHGTSTPLNDLYETRAIKTLFQEHASSLCVSSTKSMTGHLLGGAGGIESVFTALSVFNGVMPPTINYENPDGECDLDYVPNTARKKDIQYAMSNSFGFGGTNASLVFRKYGG, via the coding sequence ATGAATAAGCATATTGTCATAACAGGTGTCGGATTGGTCACGCCGCTGGGTGTCGGCGTGGAGGAAACCTGGAACGCGCTTTGTGCGGGGACGTCGGGCATCGGGGAGATAACGCGCTTCGATGCCACCGGTTTCCAGACCCGTATTGCGGCCGAGGTCAAGGGCTTCGACGCCGCAGACCACCTTCCCAAGAAGGAAGCCAAGCGCACCTCCGAGTTTATCGCTTACGCCATCGCCGCCACGCGCATGGCCCTTACGGATTCCGGCCTGACCATTGACGAATCCAATGCCGGCAGGGTGGGGGTCATAACCGGCTGCGGGCTGGGCGGCCTGCACATTTTGGAGGAGGTGACGCGCATCGTCGACGTAAAGGGGCCCAAGCGCGTCACGCCTTTCTTCATTCCCATGATGATCGGGAACATGGCGCCCGGGATGATATCGATTCATTTCGGTGCCAGGGGACCGAATTCATCCGTGGCCACGGCCTGCGCCGCCGGCAGCCACGCCATCGGCGACGCCTGCAACGTGATCTGCCGCGGGGCGGCGGATGCCATGATCGCGGGCGGGGTGGAATCCACCATTACGCCCACGGCTGTCGCCGGCTTCAACGCCATGAAGGCGCTCTCCACCCGCAACGATGAACCGGAAAAGTCCTCCCGCCCCTTCGACAGGGACCGGGACGGCTTCGTGATCGGGGAGGGTTGCGGGATCATGATTCTGGAGACGCTGGAGCGTGCGCTGGAAAGGGGCGCCCGTATTTATGCCGAAGTGGTCGGGTACGGCATGAGCGGCGACGGCTACCACATCACCTCCCCGGCGCCGGATGGCGACGGGGCCGTGCGCTGCATGCGGGCAGCCCTCGACGATGCCGGCATCGCGCCAGCCTCCCTGGACTACATCAACGCCCACGGCACCTCCACCCCCCTGAACGACCTTTATGAAACCAGGGCCATCAAGACCCTGTTTCAGGAGCACGCCAGCAGCCTCTGCGTCAGTTCGACCAAATCAATGACCGGCCACCTTTTGGGGGGGGCCGGGGGCATCGAAAGCGTTTTCACCGCCCTGTCCGTTTTTAACGGTGTGATGCCGCCCACCATCAATTATGAAAACCCGGATGGTGAGTGCGACCTGGACTATGTCCCCAACACGGCCAGGAAAAAGGATATCCAATATGCGATGTCCAACTCCTTCGGCTTCGGCGGCACCAACGCAAGCCTGGTGTTCAGGAAATACGGCGGCTGA
- the rpiB gene encoding ribose 5-phosphate isomerase B translates to MNDNSKRVIIGSDHAAFQMKTRIKAFLEEQGLFVEDVGPAGEASVDYPDFGRIVASSISRGDFERGILMCGTGIGMSMVANRFPHVRAALCGDIFAARMSRLHNDANILVMGGRVIGDDLAVEIVRTWLETPFEGGRHSLRLEKFDVVDAV, encoded by the coding sequence ATGAACGACAACAGCAAACGCGTGATCATCGGCAGCGATCATGCCGCTTTTCAGATGAAGACCAGGATCAAGGCCTTTCTGGAGGAGCAGGGCCTCTTCGTGGAAGATGTGGGGCCGGCAGGCGAGGCGTCGGTGGACTATCCTGATTTCGGCAGGATCGTGGCGTCGTCGATATCCAGGGGCGATTTCGAACGCGGCATCCTCATGTGCGGCACGGGCATCGGCATGTCCATGGTTGCCAACCGCTTTCCCCACGTGCGTGCGGCCCTGTGCGGGGACATTTTTGCCGCCAGAATGAGCCGCCTGCACAACGACGCCAACATTCTAGTGATGGGGGGGCGGGTCATCGGGGACGACCTGGCGGTGGAGATCGTCAGGACCTGGCTGGAAACGCCGTTCGAAGGCGGCAGGCACAGCCTGCGCCTGGAAAAATTTGACGTGGTCGACGCCGTTTGA
- a CDS encoding serine hydroxymethyltransferase, with protein MINAIDPELGAVIEKELERQKYNLELIASENIVSRAVMAVQGSVLTNKYAEGYPDKRYYGGCEYVDMAEELAIERARKIFNAEYVNVQPHSGSQANMAVYFAVLNPGDTIMGMDLAHGGHLTHGSPVSFSGQLYNFVHYGVKKETGTIDYEALEALARKHKPKMIVAGASAYPRTIDFAAFADIARSVGAMLMVDMAHIAGLVAARLHPSPIPHADITTSTTHKTLRGPRGGLILAKSQFGARLSKAIFPGIQGGPLMHVIAAKAMAFKEALAGSFADYQVEVIKNARALAEHLMENGVQLVSGGTDNHMMLADLSSLGVAGKDAETALGQAGITVNKNAIPFDTRGPVVTSGIRVGSPAVTTRGMKAAEMALIARLMADVLKNMGDEQVVASVRKEIRGLCEAFPIYDDSFRRGE; from the coding sequence ATCATCAACGCAATCGATCCCGAGCTGGGAGCGGTTATCGAAAAGGAGCTCGAAAGGCAGAAGTACAACCTGGAGTTGATCGCGTCTGAAAATATCGTCAGCCGTGCAGTGATGGCCGTGCAGGGAAGTGTGCTGACGAACAAGTATGCCGAAGGGTATCCGGACAAGCGCTATTACGGCGGGTGCGAATACGTGGACATGGCCGAGGAGCTGGCCATCGAGAGGGCCAGAAAGATTTTCAACGCGGAGTATGTCAACGTCCAGCCCCATTCGGGTTCGCAGGCCAATATGGCCGTCTACTTCGCCGTGCTGAACCCGGGGGACACCATCATGGGGATGGACCTGGCCCACGGCGGGCACCTGACCCACGGCAGCCCGGTCAGTTTTTCCGGCCAACTGTACAACTTCGTGCACTACGGCGTGAAAAAGGAAACCGGTACCATCGATTACGAGGCCCTGGAAGCCCTGGCCCGGAAACACAAACCCAAGATGATCGTTGCCGGTGCGAGCGCCTACCCGCGTACTATCGATTTCGCCGCCTTTGCCGACATCGCCCGGTCCGTGGGGGCGATGCTGATGGTTGACATGGCCCACATCGCCGGACTGGTTGCTGCACGGCTTCACCCCTCCCCCATTCCCCATGCGGATATTACCACCTCCACGACGCACAAGACCTTGCGGGGCCCCAGAGGCGGATTGATTCTGGCAAAATCGCAGTTCGGGGCGCGGTTGAGCAAAGCGATTTTTCCCGGGATCCAGGGCGGCCCCCTGATGCACGTCATCGCGGCCAAGGCCATGGCCTTCAAGGAGGCGCTGGCGGGATCGTTCGCCGATTACCAGGTCGAGGTGATTAAAAATGCCCGGGCCCTGGCGGAACACCTGATGGAAAACGGGGTGCAACTCGTTTCCGGTGGCACCGACAATCACATGATGCTGGCGGATTTGAGCAGCCTGGGGGTGGCCGGCAAGGACGCCGAAACGGCCCTCGGGCAGGCCGGAATTACCGTCAATAAAAATGCCATCCCCTTCGACACCCGCGGCCCGGTCGTTACCAGCGGCATCCGGGTCGGTTCCCCGGCCGTCACCACCCGGGGGATGAAAGCGGCGGAAATGGCGCTTATTGCCCGCCTGATGGCGGACGTTCTTAAAAACATGGGCGATGAACAGGTGGTGGCGAGCGTGCGCAAGGAGATCCGGGGGCTTTGCGAAGCCTTTCCGATTTATGATGACAGTTTTCGACGTGGTGAGTGA
- a CDS encoding cytidine/deoxycytidylate deaminase family protein: MASADERPSWEQYFMDIALLVAKRSTCLRRSVGAVIVKDKRILSTGYNGAPMNIAHCRETGCLREQMKVPSGERHELCRGIHAEQNAIIQAAYHGVSIKGATLFCTNLPCSICAKMIINAGIRTIYYLSGYADAMSEAMLGEAGVDVLRIEP; this comes from the coding sequence ATGGCTTCAGCGGATGAACGCCCATCGTGGGAACAGTATTTCATGGATATCGCCCTGCTGGTGGCCAAACGCTCCACTTGCCTGCGCCGGTCAGTGGGGGCCGTCATTGTCAAGGACAAAAGGATTCTGTCCACGGGCTACAACGGCGCCCCTATGAATATTGCCCACTGCAGGGAGACCGGTTGCCTGCGGGAACAGATGAAGGTGCCGTCGGGCGAGCGCCACGAGCTATGCCGCGGGATCCATGCAGAGCAGAATGCCATCATACAGGCGGCTTATCACGGCGTTTCCATCAAGGGGGCCACTCTTTTCTGCACCAATCTGCCCTGTTCCATCTGTGCCAAGATGATTATCAACGCGGGGATCAGGACCATTTACTACCTGTCCGGATATGCAGATGCGATGTCGGAAGCGATGCTCGGCGAAGCCGGCGTTGACGTGTTGAGAATAGAACCCTGA
- the nrdR gene encoding transcriptional regulator NrdR — protein sequence MKCPFCGEIDNKVIDSRVSKDGGVIRRRRECLLCTRRFTTYEHIEEIPIMIIKKDGRREVFNREKVRSGIKKACEKRNISMNLIEEHVDELERDLRETGEKEIPSSVIGEKIMAILHDLDDIAYVRFASVYREFKDVNDFVSELKSLLTKQ from the coding sequence ATGAAGTGTCCATTTTGCGGGGAGATCGACAATAAGGTCATCGATTCCAGGGTGAGCAAGGACGGGGGCGTCATCCGACGGCGCAGGGAATGCCTCCTGTGCACCCGCAGATTCACGACGTATGAGCACATCGAAGAGATTCCCATCATGATCATTAAGAAAGATGGGCGTCGGGAAGTTTTCAACCGTGAAAAGGTACGTTCGGGAATCAAGAAGGCGTGCGAAAAAAGGAATATCAGCATGAACCTGATCGAAGAGCACGTCGATGAACTCGAACGGGACCTGCGGGAAACCGGGGAGAAGGAAATCCCCTCTTCCGTTATCGGTGAAAAAATTATGGCCATCCTGCACGACCTGGACGACATTGCCTATGTCCGGTTTGCATCCGTGTACAGGGAATTCAAGGACGTCAATGATTTCGTTTCGGAGCTCAAGAGCCTTTTGACCAAGCAGTAG
- the ribD gene encoding bifunctional diaminohydroxyphosphoribosylaminopyrimidine deaminase/5-amino-6-(5-phosphoribosylamino)uracil reductase RibD, with protein sequence MKAYRQFMQQALALAEKGRGYTSPNPMVGAVVVRDDRVVGRGYHHAAGEPHAEVNAIDDAGDRARGATIFVTLEPCNHFGRTPPCTEKILKAGIRKVVVAMLDPNPDVRGGGMDYLRQKGLEVVGGIREREAARQNEVFVKYIQTKKPFVILKCAATLDGQIATRTGDSKWVTGAAARMHVHAMRHAADAIMVGVGTVLKDDPSLTTRLEGGGGRDPKRIILDTRLSTPASARVFQVDSDAETVIAAGPPAADGALLQRRKAIEAAGGRIVETRLDNGRVDLGALMETLGNEGVTSVLIEGGGQVAGAALAAGIVDKVMFFYAPKILGGSDGVPMASGRGPALMRDCLVLKDTHVQRFGEDVLVEGYIRRTSDPQG encoded by the coding sequence ATGAAAGCCTATCGACAGTTCATGCAGCAGGCCCTCGCTCTTGCCGAAAAGGGCCGGGGGTACACATCTCCCAATCCCATGGTCGGTGCGGTCGTCGTTCGAGACGACCGGGTGGTGGGCCGGGGCTACCACCACGCCGCCGGAGAACCCCACGCCGAAGTGAACGCCATCGACGATGCGGGCGACAGGGCCAGGGGCGCAACCATATTCGTTACCCTGGAGCCCTGCAACCATTTCGGCCGCACCCCTCCCTGCACGGAAAAAATCTTGAAAGCCGGCATAAGGAAAGTGGTCGTCGCCATGCTGGACCCCAACCCGGACGTGCGGGGCGGCGGCATGGACTATCTGCGGCAAAAGGGCCTGGAGGTGGTCGGCGGTATCCGCGAGAGAGAAGCCGCCCGGCAGAACGAGGTGTTCGTCAAATACATTCAGACCAAAAAACCCTTTGTCATTCTGAAGTGCGCGGCGACCCTGGACGGGCAGATCGCCACCCGGACCGGCGACTCGAAGTGGGTTACCGGGGCGGCGGCCCGGATGCACGTGCATGCCATGCGGCACGCTGCCGATGCCATCATGGTCGGCGTGGGTACGGTCCTCAAGGATGATCCCAGCCTGACGACCCGGCTCGAGGGGGGAGGGGGGCGCGACCCCAAACGCATCATTCTGGACACCCGGCTCTCGACGCCGGCAAGTGCCAGGGTGTTTCAAGTGGACTCCGATGCCGAAACGGTTATTGCTGCGGGCCCCCCGGCTGCCGATGGGGCACTTTTGCAGCGCAGAAAGGCCATCGAAGCGGCCGGCGGCCGGATTGTGGAGACCCGGCTCGATAACGGCCGTGTGGACCTGGGCGCACTGATGGAGACGCTGGGAAATGAAGGGGTCACCAGCGTGTTGATCGAGGGCGGCGGGCAGGTGGCCGGTGCGGCCCTTGCGGCGGGCATCGTGGACAAGGTGATGTTCTTCTACGCGCCCAAAATTCTGGGAGGCAGCGACGGCGTGCCCATGGCGAGCGGCCGGGGGCCGGCGTTGATGCGGGACTGCCTGGTGCTGAAGGACACCCATGTGCAGCGATTCGGCGAGGACGTCCTGGTGGAGGGGTATATCCGTCGGACGTCAGACCCGCAGGGATAA
- a CDS encoding riboflavin synthase, with product MFTGIIEGLGTITGTRPSGQGIRLAVEADFLLDGTKIGDSIAVNGACLTAVTISGRRFAADVSQETVEKTTFGKARIGERVNLERALMLSDRIDGHLVSGHVDATGVIARKEAAGTATLVTVEVPAEVARYIIKKGSVAVDGISLTVNTCDTRSFAVSIIPHTGGMTTIGFKGVGATVNIEADMIGKYVERFIRPDKTIEKESGGSSLDMAFLARSGFLK from the coding sequence ATGTTTACTGGCATCATAGAAGGCTTGGGAACCATTACCGGCACCCGACCCTCGGGGCAGGGCATCCGCCTGGCCGTGGAGGCCGATTTCCTCCTTGACGGAACGAAGATCGGCGACAGCATCGCGGTCAACGGAGCGTGCCTGACGGCGGTGACCATCTCCGGCAGGCGCTTTGCGGCCGATGTGTCCCAGGAAACGGTCGAGAAGACGACCTTTGGAAAGGCCAGGATCGGCGAGCGGGTGAACCTTGAACGGGCACTGATGCTGTCGGATCGCATCGACGGGCACCTGGTGTCGGGCCATGTGGACGCAACGGGGGTCATTGCCCGCAAAGAGGCGGCCGGCACCGCCACCCTGGTGACGGTCGAGGTCCCGGCGGAAGTGGCGCGTTACATCATCAAGAAGGGATCCGTAGCCGTCGACGGCATCAGTCTCACCGTCAATACGTGTGATACGCGATCGTTTGCCGTGAGCATCATTCCGCACACCGGCGGGATGACCACCATCGGGTTCAAGGGGGTGGGCGCCACGGTGAACATCGAGGCCGACATGATCGGAAAATACGTGGAGCGTTTCATCAGGCCTGACAAGACCATTGAAAAGGAATCCGGTGGATCGTCGCTTGACATGGCGTTTCTGGCGCGGTCCGGATTCTTGAAATGA
- a CDS encoding bifunctional 3,4-dihydroxy-2-butanone-4-phosphate synthase/GTP cyclohydrolase II, producing the protein MSLLKIEEAIEEIKAGRMVILVDDEDRENEGDLCMAAEAVTPEAINFMAKYGRGLICLPMTAEKCDSLDLPMMVDNNTSRFETGFTVSIEARKGVTTGISAADRATTVLTAVADDAVPGDLARPGHVFPLRARNGGVMVRVGQTEGSVDLARLAGMKPAAVICEIMDEDGTMARMPSLEKFSAEHGIGICTVSDLVEYRTRTESFVHIAAQTSIPTSYGGDFRIIAFENDIDDLTHIALVKGEIDPEKPILVRVHSECMTGDIFSSLRCDCGEQLHRAMAMMEKEGSGVIVYMRQEGRGIGLVNKLKAYELQLKQGMDTVEANHELGFKDDLREYGIGAQILVKLGVRKMRLMTNNPKKMVGLEGYGLSLVEQTPIEVPPNEYNKGYLECKRLKMGHLLNTCEMINS; encoded by the coding sequence ATGTCGCTGTTGAAGATCGAAGAGGCTATCGAAGAAATCAAGGCCGGTCGCATGGTCATCCTGGTGGATGACGAAGACCGTGAAAACGAGGGAGATTTATGCATGGCCGCGGAGGCGGTCACGCCCGAGGCCATCAATTTCATGGCCAAATACGGACGGGGCCTGATCTGCCTGCCCATGACGGCGGAAAAATGCGATTCCCTGGACCTGCCTATGATGGTCGACAATAACACATCGCGTTTCGAGACCGGCTTCACGGTGTCGATAGAGGCTAGAAAGGGTGTTACCACCGGCATTTCCGCTGCAGACAGGGCCACGACCGTTCTCACGGCCGTGGCGGACGACGCCGTGCCCGGGGACCTGGCACGGCCGGGACACGTTTTTCCGCTGCGCGCAAGGAACGGTGGCGTTATGGTACGGGTCGGCCAGACCGAAGGCTCCGTCGACCTGGCACGCTTGGCCGGGATGAAGCCTGCGGCCGTGATCTGCGAAATCATGGATGAAGACGGTACCATGGCAAGAATGCCCAGCCTCGAGAAATTCAGCGCGGAGCATGGTATCGGCATCTGCACCGTGTCCGATCTTGTGGAATACCGGACCCGTACGGAATCGTTTGTCCACATCGCCGCTCAGACTTCCATCCCCACGAGCTATGGCGGGGACTTCAGGATTATCGCCTTTGAAAACGACATCGACGACCTGACCCACATCGCGCTGGTCAAGGGCGAGATCGACCCGGAAAAGCCGATTCTGGTGAGGGTCCACTCCGAGTGCATGACCGGCGACATATTCAGTTCCCTGCGCTGCGACTGTGGTGAACAGCTGCACCGGGCCATGGCCATGATGGAAAAAGAGGGGTCGGGGGTGATCGTATACATGCGTCAGGAGGGGCGCGGTATCGGCCTGGTCAACAAACTGAAGGCCTATGAGCTGCAGCTGAAGCAGGGAATGGACACGGTGGAGGCCAACCACGAGCTCGGGTTCAAGGACGATCTGCGCGAATACGGCATCGGGGCCCAGATCCTGGTCAAACTGGGAGTCAGAAAGATGCGCCTCATGACCAACAACCCCAAAAAAATGGTCGGCCTGGAGGGCTACGGGTTGAGCCTCGTAGAGCAGACCCCCATCGAGGTCCCGCCCAACGAGTACAACAAGGGCTATCTCGAGTGCAAACGGTTGAAGATGGGGCACCTGCTCAATACGTGTGAAATGATCAATTCTTAG
- the ribE gene encoding 6,7-dimethyl-8-ribityllumazine synthase — protein sequence MPKIVEANLIAEGKTFAIVVSRFNDFITDRLVGGAVDALVRCGAKDGDIDVIKVPGAFEIPLIAKKVAKKGRHDAIICLGAVIRGATPHFDYVSAEVSKGVAMVGLEAEVPVIFGIVTTDTIEQAIERAGTKAGNKGWSAAVSAVEMANLNHMVDQV from the coding sequence ATGCCGAAAATTGTCGAAGCCAATCTGATTGCCGAGGGGAAGACGTTTGCCATCGTGGTCAGCCGTTTTAACGACTTCATTACCGACAGGCTCGTGGGCGGCGCCGTGGATGCGCTGGTGAGATGCGGGGCTAAAGACGGGGACATAGACGTCATCAAGGTCCCCGGCGCGTTCGAGATCCCGCTGATCGCCAAGAAGGTGGCCAAAAAGGGCCGCCACGACGCCATCATCTGCCTCGGGGCGGTCATTCGCGGGGCGACGCCGCATTTCGACTACGTGAGTGCGGAAGTGTCCAAGGGTGTCGCCATGGTCGGCCTGGAAGCCGAGGTTCCGGTCATTTTCGGCATCGTCACTACCGACACCATCGAGCAGGCCATTGAAAGGGCCGGCACCAAGGCCGGGAACAAAGGCTGGAGTGCGGCCGTGTCCGCCGTGGAGATGGCCAACCTGAACCATATGGTCGACCAGGTCTGA